The Atribacteraceae bacterium genome has a segment encoding these proteins:
- the guaA gene encoding glutamine-hydrolyzing GMP synthase, giving the protein MDTIVVIDFGSQYTQLIARRIRDLQVYCEIWPYHLEGYSLERSDVKGIILSGSPASVADPSAPRIDPIVFSLGKPVLGVCYGMQLMVNILGGKVIPSHTREYGKAILSILQKKGIFENMGNEMVCWMSHGDSVKEIPDTFEFIARTETCENAAIVDQEGKKWGIQFHPEVSHTPLGKEIIANFVFNVCGCRADWTPESIVKQQIEWIRRQVGDNHVVCALSGGVDSVTAAVLTYRAIGDQLSCIFVNNGLLRKYEPERVLKNMEKLLGKNRVLFADARERFLQALAGVVDPEEKRKIIGREFVMVFEEEARTLGNVTFLLQGTTYPDVIESVSVYGPSVRIKSHHNVGGLPEHMRLRVLEPLRFLFKDEVRKLAGELSIPEEIIWRQPFPGPGLAVRIIGEVTENRLEILRDMDFIIREELIKSPIFKKLWQSFGVLVPVRSVGIMGDERTYKYVGVLRAVMSEDGMTADWARLSYDTLDVISRRVVNEVAGIGRMVYDITAKPPATIEWE; this is encoded by the coding sequence ATGGACACAATCGTCGTTATCGACTTCGGGTCCCAGTATACCCAGCTTATAGCCCGGCGGATCCGGGATCTGCAGGTCTATTGCGAAATATGGCCTTATCATCTGGAAGGCTATTCCCTCGAGCGCTCCGATGTGAAAGGAATTATCCTGTCGGGCAGCCCGGCCAGTGTCGCCGATCCAAGCGCGCCGAGAATAGATCCTATAGTCTTTTCCCTGGGGAAGCCGGTACTCGGCGTCTGTTACGGCATGCAGTTGATGGTCAACATACTCGGGGGGAAGGTTATCCCTTCTCACACCCGTGAATATGGTAAGGCGATCCTCTCGATTCTCCAGAAAAAGGGGATTTTCGAAAACATGGGGAACGAAATGGTGTGCTGGATGAGCCATGGCGACAGCGTCAAGGAAATTCCGGACACCTTTGAATTCATCGCGCGCACCGAAACGTGTGAAAATGCCGCTATCGTCGATCAAGAGGGGAAAAAATGGGGGATTCAGTTTCACCCGGAAGTTTCGCACACCCCGCTGGGAAAAGAAATTATAGCCAACTTTGTTTTTAACGTCTGCGGTTGCCGGGCGGACTGGACTCCTGAATCGATCGTCAAACAACAAATCGAGTGGATCAGGCGCCAGGTCGGGGATAACCATGTTGTCTGCGCTCTGAGCGGTGGTGTGGATTCGGTTACCGCCGCGGTGTTGACTTACCGGGCGATTGGCGATCAATTGAGTTGTATTTTTGTAAACAACGGCCTGTTGAGGAAATATGAACCCGAACGGGTTTTGAAGAATATGGAAAAGCTTTTGGGAAAAAATCGGGTGCTCTTTGCGGATGCCCGGGAACGTTTTCTGCAGGCGCTGGCAGGCGTTGTAGACCCCGAGGAAAAAAGGAAAATCATTGGACGCGAGTTTGTAATGGTTTTTGAGGAAGAAGCTCGAACCCTGGGAAACGTTACCTTCCTATTGCAAGGCACGACCTACCCAGACGTGATCGAGAGCGTGTCGGTCTATGGACCTTCGGTCCGGATCAAGTCGCATCATAATGTCGGTGGTCTTCCCGAGCACATGCGTCTGCGGGTATTGGAACCTCTGCGGTTTTTGTTCAAGGACGAGGTCAGAAAACTGGCCGGGGAGTTGAGCATACCGGAAGAAATCATTTGGAGGCAGCCCTTTCCCGGTCCCGGACTGGCTGTTCGGATCATCGGGGAAGTGACCGAGAATCGGTTGGAGATTCTGCGGGACATGGATTTTATAATTCGGGAAGAACTGATCAAGTCCCCGATATTCAAAAAGCTCTGGCAATCGTTCGGGGTGCTGGTGCCGGTGCGCAGCGTCGGGATTATGGGTGACGAGCGAACTTACAAATATGTTGGGGTTCTCCGGGCGGTCATGAGTGAAGACGGGATGACCGCTGACTGGGCCAGGTTATCCTACGATACTCTGGACGTCATCTCCAGACGGGTGGTCAACGAGGTTGCCGGGATCGGCAGGATGGTGTATGACATTACCGCAAAGCCGCCGGCAACCATTGAGTGGGAATAG
- a CDS encoding GuaB3 family IMP dehydrogenase-related protein, producing the protein MECWIIGRNRPSRMVYGFDDVSLVPGLRTIDPADVQIATAIGSFRFDVPILGAAMDGVIDPNMAVRLGELGAVGVLNLEGVFTRYEDPTSVIEELIALPKAEVTRFLQKVYREPVREALVTRRIREIKEQGIPAAASVTPARADSIGRLALQEGLDLIVVQSTVTTVQFLSSSARVFDLAGFCRSAGIPVVIGNCASYETALDLMKAGASGVLVGIGPGAACTTRAVLGIGLPQITATVDVAAAREDYFQETGRRVCVITDGGMRVGGDVAKAVAAGADAVMLGSPLACAQEAPGKGHHWGMATPDPNLPRGTLVKTGIKGSCEEVLFGPSRLTDGTMNFVGALRGSMGAVGARTLAEMQRAEIVISPNIWSEGKYLQQCQGVGMGR; encoded by the coding sequence ATGGAGTGCTGGATTATAGGAAGAAACCGCCCGTCCCGGATGGTTTATGGGTTTGACGATGTGTCTTTGGTTCCCGGATTACGAACCATCGATCCGGCCGATGTCCAGATTGCGACGGCGATCGGGTCATTTCGTTTTGACGTCCCTATCCTGGGAGCGGCGATGGACGGGGTGATCGACCCGAACATGGCGGTTCGACTGGGTGAACTCGGTGCAGTGGGTGTGCTTAACCTGGAAGGGGTATTCACCCGGTACGAAGATCCCACTTCGGTGATCGAGGAACTCATTGCGCTCCCGAAGGCGGAAGTGACCCGGTTTTTGCAAAAGGTTTACCGGGAACCGGTTCGTGAAGCACTGGTCACCCGCCGCATTCGGGAAATCAAGGAACAGGGAATTCCGGCCGCCGCTTCGGTTACGCCGGCCCGGGCCGACAGTATCGGCCGACTGGCTTTGCAGGAAGGACTGGACCTCATCGTGGTTCAGTCGACGGTGACCACTGTACAATTTTTGTCTTCGTCCGCCCGGGTATTCGATCTCGCCGGCTTCTGCCGGAGTGCCGGAATCCCGGTAGTGATCGGGAATTGCGCAAGCTACGAAACGGCGCTGGACTTGATGAAGGCCGGAGCTTCCGGAGTTTTGGTAGGCATCGGACCGGGTGCGGCTTGTACTACCCGGGCGGTCTTAGGGATTGGACTCCCCCAGATCACCGCGACAGTGGATGTTGCCGCAGCCCGGGAGGATTATTTTCAGGAGACAGGTCGCCGGGTGTGCGTGATCACCGACGGCGGGATGCGGGTGGGCGGGGATGTGGCCAAGGCGGTCGCCGCCGGAGCCGATGCAGTGATGCTCGGATCGCCTCTTGCCTGTGCCCAGGAGGCTCCCGGTAAGGGACATCACTGGGGCATGGCGACGCCTGATCCCAATCTCCCGCGAGGTACTCTGGTCAAGACCGGAATCAAGGGATCGTGCGAAGAGGTCTTGTTCGGACCCAGCCGCCTGACCGATGGAACGATGAATTTCGTCGGTGCTCTGCGTGGCTCAATGGGGGCGGTCGGAGCGCGGACCCTTGCAGAAATGCAGCGGGCCGAAATCGTCATCTCTCCCAATATCTGGTCGGAAGGAAAGTATCTCCAGCAGTGCCAGGGCGTCGGGATGGGTAGATAA
- the groL gene encoding chaperonin GroEL (60 kDa chaperone family; promotes refolding of misfolded polypeptides especially under stressful conditions; forms two stacked rings of heptamers to form a barrel-shaped 14mer; ends can be capped by GroES; misfolded proteins enter the barrel where they are refolded when GroES binds), whose protein sequence is MAKEVLFGDEARKKLVDGLNILADTVKLTLGPKGRNVLLQKKYGSPVITNDGVTIAREIEVADPFENIGAKLVREVASKTNDIAGDGTTTAVVLAQQMVKEGLRALLAGGNPIFLRSGMEKAEKSVIDEIRKRSQPVEGQKSIIQVAAVAANDLEIGEMIARAMEKVGKDGVITVEESRSTVTDLEVVEGMQFDRGYLSPYLVTNREKMEAVLEEPYILITDSKLTSLQSLLPLLQQVAQTRKPLFIIAEEVGGEALAVLVVNSLRGVITVSAVKAPAFGDRRKETLRDIAVLTGGQVISEEMGMKLEKVSLDLLGRAGKIKVNKEETIIIEGRGDVMEIRAQEKQIRTQIEKTTSDYDREKLQERLAKLIGGVAVIRVGASSEMELKEKKHRVEDALSATRAAVAEGIVPGGGALLLHIAENLDVTGSNPEIDAGVRIVRKALYAPLKRIVDNAGGRGSVVVEELKHAQPNMGYDALRGEIVDMLEEGIVDPAKVTRVALENAVSIAALILTTQALVAEVKEKDTEEKK, encoded by the coding sequence ATGGCAAAAGAAGTACTGTTTGGAGACGAAGCGCGGAAAAAGCTGGTGGACGGTCTTAATATTCTGGCTGATACGGTGAAGTTGACGCTTGGACCGAAAGGCCGCAACGTGCTCCTGCAAAAAAAGTACGGGTCACCGGTGATTACCAACGACGGAGTGACCATCGCCCGGGAAATCGAGGTCGCGGATCCGTTTGAGAACATAGGTGCAAAACTGGTCAGGGAAGTTGCCTCGAAAACCAATGATATCGCCGGAGACGGGACGACTACGGCGGTGGTTCTCGCCCAACAGATGGTTAAAGAGGGTCTACGGGCTTTGCTGGCGGGCGGGAATCCGATTTTTTTGAGAAGTGGAATGGAGAAGGCCGAAAAGAGTGTGATTGATGAAATCCGAAAGCGGAGCCAGCCAGTGGAAGGTCAGAAATCCATAATCCAGGTCGCCGCGGTGGCGGCCAATGACCTGGAAATCGGAGAGATGATCGCCAGGGCAATGGAAAAGGTCGGGAAAGACGGCGTGATTACCGTCGAAGAATCCCGCTCCACTGTCACCGATCTGGAAGTTGTAGAAGGCATGCAATTCGACCGAGGCTACCTTTCTCCCTACCTGGTCACCAATCGGGAAAAAATGGAGGCCGTCCTGGAAGAACCCTACATCCTTATCACCGACTCAAAGCTGACCAGTCTGCAGTCTTTGCTTCCCCTGCTCCAGCAGGTGGCTCAGACCAGAAAACCTCTCTTTATCATTGCCGAAGAGGTGGGGGGAGAAGCTTTGGCTGTACTGGTGGTCAACAGTCTGCGGGGAGTTATTACCGTTTCCGCCGTCAAGGCTCCAGCGTTTGGGGACCGGAGAAAGGAAACTTTGCGGGATATCGCCGTTCTTACCGGAGGCCAGGTGATCTCTGAAGAAATGGGCATGAAGTTGGAAAAAGTCTCCCTGGATCTGCTGGGCCGGGCCGGAAAAATCAAGGTGAACAAGGAAGAGACGATCATCATTGAGGGGCGCGGTGACGTTATGGAAATCAGGGCCCAGGAAAAGCAGATTCGGACTCAGATTGAAAAAACTACGTCTGACTATGACCGGGAAAAGCTTCAGGAACGTTTGGCCAAGCTCATCGGGGGTGTGGCGGTCATCCGGGTAGGAGCTTCGAGCGAAATGGAACTCAAAGAGAAGAAACACCGGGTTGAAGATGCCTTGTCCGCAACCCGGGCGGCGGTGGCCGAGGGAATCGTGCCCGGTGGGGGGGCACTGTTGCTCCATATTGCCGAGAATCTTGACGTTACCGGATCAAACCCCGAAATCGATGCCGGAGTGCGAATTGTTCGAAAGGCGTTGTATGCGCCCCTGAAGCGCATTGTGGATAATGCTGGCGGCCGGGGTTCGGTTGTCGTTGAAGAACTGAAGCACGCACAACCGAATATGGGGTATGATGCCCTGCGGGGCGAGATCGTTGATATGCTGGAGGAGGGCATTGTCGACCCAGCCAAGGTCACCCGTGTCGCCCTCGAAAACGCAGTGAGTATTGCAGCGTTGATTCTGACCACTCAGGCCCTGGTGGCTGAGGTCAAAGAGAAAGACACGGAAGAAAAGAAGTAA
- the tsaD gene encoding tRNA (adenosine(37)-N6)-threonylcarbamoyltransferase complex transferase subunit TsaD gives MLVLGIETSCDDTAVAVVRNGNEVLSNLVSSQIDLHRRFGGIVPEIASRKHLELLVPLLDASLREAGKSLVEIQGIAVTQGPGLSGSLLMGLCLAKVLALTHQIPLIAVNHLEGHLFATRIDHPQLEPPFLYLLVSGGHTSLYGVREWGSYRLLGKTRDDAAGEAFDKVAKYLELGYPGGPLIDRLSREGEPGRFRFRGGLESCDSGDFSFSGLKTAVVRRYASLPENRRKERKVIYDLVASFQETVIRTLVNKTLRAARQSGFETIVLGGGVAANSRLREVFPERTRGMGITIAFPSLSLCTDNAAMIASCGTFHLLRGETSDVFVEPEPRLALG, from the coding sequence TTGCTGGTATTGGGGATTGAGACCAGTTGTGACGATACTGCCGTTGCCGTTGTTCGGAACGGAAATGAGGTGTTGTCCAATCTGGTTTCCAGTCAAATTGACCTTCACCGGCGTTTTGGGGGAATCGTTCCGGAAATCGCTTCCCGGAAGCACCTTGAACTGCTCGTTCCCCTTCTCGACGCTTCTCTTCGGGAGGCGGGGAAGTCCTTGGTCGAAATCCAGGGGATAGCGGTTACGCAGGGGCCTGGTCTCTCCGGGTCGCTGCTCATGGGTTTGTGTCTGGCGAAAGTGCTGGCCCTCACCCACCAGATCCCGCTTATTGCCGTGAATCATCTGGAGGGACATCTCTTTGCGACCCGGATCGATCACCCGCAGCTGGAGCCCCCTTTTTTGTATCTTCTGGTTTCAGGTGGCCATACGTCGCTTTATGGTGTTAGGGAATGGGGATCGTATCGTCTATTGGGGAAAACCCGGGACGACGCTGCCGGAGAAGCCTTTGATAAAGTCGCCAAATATTTGGAATTGGGCTATCCGGGAGGGCCGCTCATTGACCGGTTGAGTCGGGAGGGAGAGCCGGGGCGCTTCCGTTTTCGGGGCGGCTTGGAATCTTGCGACAGCGGGGATTTCAGCTTCAGCGGCTTGAAAACGGCTGTGGTCCGCAGGTATGCATCACTTCCGGAGAACCGGCGAAAAGAGCGGAAGGTGATTTACGACTTGGTGGCTTCTTTCCAGGAAACCGTCATCCGGACCCTGGTGAACAAAACCTTGCGGGCGGCCCGGCAAAGTGGTTTTGAAACGATCGTTCTGGGAGGAGGAGTGGCGGCTAATTCCCGGCTTCGGGAGGTTTTCCCGGAACGCACCCGGGGAATGGGGATTACCATAGCTTTTCCCTCGCTATCCCTGTGTACCGACAACGCTGCCATGATCGCGTCCTGTGGGACATTTCATCTTCTGCGGGGCGAGACGAGCGACGTTTTTGTGGAACCTGAACCCCGCCTCGCCTTGGGATAG
- the rimI gene encoding ribosomal protein S18-alanine N-acetyltransferase, which produces MVRRSSPGDPSLLEEGEFRIVEMKPHHLPYVVAIERKAFVQPWSYSLFLTELSNRVASYFIGLWDDRVAGYVGLWVVWETAHVTTFAIHPRFRQRGLGKKLLRFALDYSRLRNCREVLLEVRLSNTTAQELYRQFGFKLERVRKRYYSDGEDALVMKKNLSIESE; this is translated from the coding sequence ATGGTTCGCAGGTCTTCACCGGGTGACCCTTCGTTACTCGAAGAGGGTGAATTTCGCATTGTCGAAATGAAACCCCATCATTTACCCTATGTCGTCGCAATTGAGCGGAAGGCTTTCGTTCAGCCGTGGTCGTATTCGCTCTTTCTGACGGAACTGAGCAACCGGGTCGCTTCCTACTTCATCGGGTTATGGGACGACCGGGTCGCCGGATACGTCGGGCTCTGGGTGGTGTGGGAGACCGCCCATGTGACGACATTCGCCATTCATCCCCGGTTCCGACAGCGGGGTTTGGGTAAAAAACTACTCCGGTTCGCTCTGGACTATTCCCGGCTGAGGAACTGCCGGGAGGTCCTCCTGGAAGTGCGGCTAAGCAATACGACAGCCCAGGAATTATACCGGCAGTTTGGATTTAAACTGGAACGAGTGAGGAAACGATATTACAGTGATGGTGAGGATGCGCTGGTGATGAAAAAAAATTTATCCATTGAAAGTGAATAG